A genome region from Spirochaetota bacterium includes the following:
- a CDS encoding NADP-dependent glyceraldehyde-3-phosphate dehydrogenase: MDLADLFPRIEDVPEKHDIAPLHQRHYLCGGELKPWNGPAEEVCSPVCMRNGKTLEPRVIGSFPSCTEKESMEALDAAVLAYNSGRGQWPTMAVEERIRCVQAFADRMKEKREEVIRLLMWEIGKSHADSAKEFDRTVAYIVDTIDALKELDRVSSRFTITEGIVAQIRRAPLGVVLCMGPFNYPLNETFTTLIPALIMGNSLILKPPRFGVLLYEPLLTAFRDSFPPGVINVIYGDGATVVTPLMKSGRIDVLAFIGSHRVADILKTQHPKPHRLRCALGMGAKNPAILLPDADLDLAVRETITGSLSFNGQRCTALKIIFVHRDIADDYLKRYCAALDSLKAGMPWEEGVSITPLPEPGKTGYLAGLVADAVEQGAKIANGAGGTFAGTLFRPAALYPVNETMRVYHEEQFGPVVPIVPFDDIEDPIEYVIGSFFGQQLSIFGRDSDTMARLIDPLVNQVCRVNINSQCQRGPDTFPFGGRKDSAEGTLSVTDALRVFSIRAVVAAKGGELNNDIIRDIVRNRKSNFLSTDFIL, from the coding sequence ATGGACCTGGCCGATTTATTTCCCCGAATCGAGGACGTTCCGGAAAAGCACGACATCGCCCCGCTCCACCAGCGGCACTACCTGTGCGGCGGCGAGCTGAAACCCTGGAACGGACCCGCCGAGGAGGTCTGTTCCCCAGTGTGCATGAGAAACGGAAAGACGCTCGAGCCGCGTGTTATCGGCAGCTTCCCCTCCTGCACGGAGAAGGAATCCATGGAGGCGCTTGACGCCGCGGTCCTCGCGTACAACAGCGGCCGCGGGCAGTGGCCTACCATGGCGGTGGAAGAGCGGATACGCTGCGTCCAGGCCTTCGCGGACAGGATGAAGGAAAAAAGGGAGGAGGTTATACGGCTCCTCATGTGGGAGATCGGCAAAAGCCATGCCGATTCGGCCAAAGAATTCGACCGGACCGTCGCCTATATCGTCGACACGATAGACGCGCTCAAGGAGCTGGACCGGGTATCGTCCCGATTCACCATAACCGAGGGCATCGTCGCCCAGATCCGCCGGGCGCCCCTGGGGGTCGTGCTCTGCATGGGGCCCTTCAATTATCCGCTCAACGAGACGTTCACGACCCTCATCCCCGCCCTTATCATGGGAAACAGCCTGATCCTAAAACCGCCCCGGTTCGGCGTCCTCCTGTACGAGCCGCTGCTCACGGCCTTCCGGGATTCGTTTCCACCCGGTGTTATCAACGTCATCTACGGCGACGGCGCCACGGTGGTAACCCCCCTCATGAAATCGGGCAGGATCGACGTGCTCGCCTTTATCGGCTCGCACCGGGTGGCCGATATTTTAAAGACGCAGCATCCGAAACCCCACCGTCTCAGGTGCGCGCTCGGGATGGGGGCGAAAAATCCCGCGATCCTCCTCCCCGACGCCGACCTGGACCTGGCGGTGCGCGAAACGATCACCGGTTCGCTCTCGTTCAACGGCCAGCGCTGCACGGCGCTCAAGATCATCTTCGTCCACCGGGATATCGCCGACGACTATTTAAAGCGGTACTGCGCGGCGCTGGATTCGCTCAAGGCGGGCATGCCCTGGGAGGAAGGGGTCTCGATCACCCCGCTCCCGGAGCCCGGCAAGACGGGCTACCTGGCGGGGCTCGTCGCCGACGCTGTCGAACAAGGCGCAAAGATCGCCAACGGCGCGGGGGGAACTTTTGCCGGGACACTCTTCCGTCCCGCGGCGCTCTACCCGGTAAACGAAACGATGCGGGTGTACCACGAGGAGCAATTCGGCCCGGTAGTGCCCATCGTCCCCTTCGACGACATCGAAGATCCCATCGAGTACGTCATCGGGTCGTTCTTTGGGCAGCAGCTTTCCATTTTCGGGAGGGACAGCGACACGATGGCGAGGCTTATCGACCCCCTGGTGAACCAGGTCTGCCGCGTGAACATCAACAGCCAGTGCCAGCGGGGCCCGGACACGTTCCCCTTCGGGGGCAGGAAGGATTCGGCCGAGGGAACGCTCTCCGTGACGGACGCGCTGAGGGTGTTCTCCATCAGGGCTGTCGTCGCGGCCAAGGGCGGCGAGCTTAACAACGACATCATCCGGGACATCGTGCGCAACAGGAAGTCCAACTTCCTGTCCACGGATTTCATCCTGTAA
- a CDS encoding helix-turn-helix domain-containing protein, translating to MDLKMKDVVDLFDVPEKTILQWINEKKMPSYKIKNQYFFNKAEVNEWILRNDIAVSEKILDLTLTTRPVSLIDLIKRGDIHYGIEGATVRGVIDGVVNTIPLPKSIDKDTVLASLLQREEMMTTAVGKGIALPHPRNPIISDIDDESVSICFLKNPVDYRALDGEPVQALFIIISSNAKRHLEILSKISFLCKQEDFLKTLRDRPKKEVVLYYIERAEKEWRER from the coding sequence ATGGATTTAAAAATGAAGGACGTCGTCGACCTGTTCGACGTGCCGGAGAAGACCATTCTGCAGTGGATCAACGAGAAAAAGATGCCGTCGTACAAGATCAAAAACCAGTACTTCTTTAACAAGGCGGAAGTGAACGAATGGATCTTGAGAAACGACATTGCCGTATCCGAAAAGATACTGGACCTCACCCTGACGACAAGGCCGGTGTCCCTTATCGACCTCATCAAGCGGGGCGATATCCATTACGGCATCGAGGGAGCAACGGTTCGGGGGGTGATCGACGGCGTAGTAAATACGATCCCCCTGCCGAAAAGCATTGACAAGGACACGGTGCTCGCGTCGCTTCTTCAGCGGGAAGAAATGATGACGACCGCCGTGGGCAAGGGGATCGCCCTACCGCATCCGCGCAATCCGATTATATCGGACATCGACGACGAATCCGTGTCCATATGTTTTTTGAAAAACCCCGTCGACTACAGGGCCCTGGACGGCGAGCCGGTGCAGGCTCTTTTCATCATTATTTCGTCTAACGCGAAACGGCACCTGGAAATCCTGTCGAAGATTTCTTTTCTCTGCAAGCAGGAAGATTTTCTGAAAACGCTTCGGGATCGCCCGAAGAAAGAGGTGGTTCTCTACTATATAGAACGGGCTGAAAAGGAATGGAGGGAGAGGTAA
- a CDS encoding hydrogenase: MKWIYTKNNRPVRLADIPEMTMDELRAQIVGRCREGRRVVAFFGMPNGRTETVYAVLADDEANRLYISSGAMGRERRYQAITPEAPRFHIFEREFYEDTGITPEGHPWLKGVRYGHDRADHEKTMESYPFFTMKGEEVHEVAVGPVHAGVIEPGHFRFMCQGEDVHHLEIQLGYQHRGVERLMVERYDRSGIHLAESIAGDTVIGHATAYADAIEALSNVEISRRAQAIRAIALEMERAAIHIGDLGAIANDVAYLLGNAVFGVTRTLVINTLLSLTGSRFGRGLVREGGVAFDFKPDHVREFKEKLTKVSRDVELMGEAMFEMASVLSRLDHTGTVDFEAATKMGLVGPAGRASGVSLDVRADHPFGIYRFYPVHKRTMLSGDVFARSYMRYIEIKQSIEFIFEQLDGLPDDKPLISPLHKLPSDSLVVSMTEGWRGEIVHCAVTGKKGKIVRYKIKDPSLQNWYGLAYALRGNGISDFPLCNKSFNLSYCGNDL, translated from the coding sequence ATGAAATGGATATATACGAAAAATAATCGGCCTGTAAGGCTGGCCGACATTCCGGAAATGACAATGGACGAACTTCGCGCCCAGATCGTCGGGCGATGCCGCGAGGGCAGAAGGGTCGTCGCATTCTTTGGAATGCCGAACGGCAGGACGGAGACAGTGTACGCGGTACTCGCCGACGACGAAGCAAACCGGCTTTATATATCATCCGGCGCGATGGGCAGGGAACGCCGTTACCAGGCAATTACCCCCGAGGCGCCGCGTTTCCATATCTTCGAGCGGGAGTTCTACGAGGACACGGGCATAACGCCGGAGGGGCATCCCTGGCTCAAGGGGGTGCGCTACGGGCATGACCGCGCCGACCATGAGAAAACGATGGAGAGTTATCCGTTCTTCACCATGAAGGGAGAGGAGGTGCACGAGGTAGCCGTGGGTCCCGTGCATGCGGGTGTGATCGAGCCCGGGCATTTCCGTTTCATGTGCCAGGGTGAGGACGTGCACCATCTCGAGATACAGCTCGGTTACCAGCACCGCGGTGTGGAACGCCTCATGGTCGAGCGTTATGACCGGTCGGGCATCCATCTCGCGGAGTCGATCGCGGGAGATACGGTGATCGGTCACGCCACCGCGTACGCGGACGCCATTGAAGCGCTGTCGAACGTTGAGATAAGCCGGCGGGCGCAGGCGATCCGCGCCATTGCGCTGGAAATGGAGCGCGCGGCCATCCACATTGGGGACCTCGGCGCGATCGCGAACGACGTCGCCTATCTGCTGGGTAATGCGGTCTTCGGCGTAACCCGCACCCTGGTGATCAACACCCTCCTTAGCCTCACGGGAAGCCGCTTCGGCAGGGGACTCGTGCGCGAGGGCGGCGTCGCCTTCGATTTTAAGCCGGATCACGTCAGGGAATTCAAGGAAAAACTCACCAAGGTTTCCAGGGACGTGGAGCTCATGGGTGAGGCGATGTTCGAGATGGCGAGCGTTCTCTCTCGCCTGGACCATACCGGTACGGTTGATTTTGAGGCCGCTACGAAAATGGGCCTTGTAGGACCCGCGGGACGCGCCTCTGGCGTGTCACTCGACGTGCGGGCCGATCATCCCTTTGGCATATATCGGTTTTATCCCGTTCACAAGCGCACTATGCTCAGCGGCGACGTCTTCGCCCGCTCCTATATGCGCTACATTGAGATAAAACAATCGATCGAATTCATCTTTGAACAGCTCGACGGGCTTCCGGACGATAAGCCGCTCATCTCGCCGCTTCACAAACTTCCCTCCGACAGCCTGGTCGTTTCAATGACGGAAGGATGGCGCGGCGAAATCGTACACTGCGCCGTAACCGGGAAAAAGGGGAAGATCGTCCGATACAAGATAAAAGACCCGTCCCTGCAGAACTGGTACGGGCTGGCCTATGCGCTGCGCGGGAATGGCATCTCCGACTTTCCGCTCTGTAATAAGAGCTTCAATCTTTCGTATTGCGGCAACGACCTGTAA
- a CDS encoding MFS transporter yields MYISVSGRSSGNNENVLHRSVLKHRVPGSAPGMPRAPHFTAIRNTLILMVFIDVAAFSIIFPIIPDLMEYYLTRIFAAGVDDLRRVTVAGISLSRDDVAVILGGLLTSIWAFLQFFSAPLWGRLSDKIGRKKILMLSATGLSLAHVLWGFATSLPVFFAYRMLGGIMGGHIGVAHAAMADITEKKDRTRYMGMLGAAAGSGMIIGPVMGGLLGHPAMQGVISDIPFFHPFSLCAFASALLFAVNALFLIRMPETRKNHRMDEAVEYTGLNLRLDVPIPGFRLLALLNFIYCFSLAGVELLLPYFYKQRYDLPPSSIGMVFLFIGSVMVAAQIMLIPFLLRHMSEKTMILAGFMIIPVPLALCVNVAPEMAYSLAYIFPVALGASVIGPAVMGTTSHLVPPDRQGHSLGILTSYGSLAYATGPLITSALYGATGLDSAAIISSCLFLLGAGLATRIGGTQKSSTA; encoded by the coding sequence ATGTATATATCGGTCTCAGGGAGAAGTTCAGGAAATAATGAAAACGTGCTTCACCGCAGCGTTCTGAAACATCGCGTGCCCGGTTCAGCTCCGGGGATGCCCCGCGCCCCGCACTTTACCGCCATCCGCAACACGCTCATACTCATGGTGTTCATCGATGTGGCGGCATTTTCGATCATCTTCCCGATTATTCCGGATCTCATGGAGTATTATCTGACCAGGATATTCGCGGCCGGGGTTGACGATCTCAGGCGGGTAACCGTCGCGGGCATATCGCTTTCCCGCGACGATGTGGCGGTTATCCTGGGGGGCCTCCTCACCTCGATATGGGCGTTCCTCCAGTTTTTTTCCGCCCCGCTCTGGGGACGGCTTTCCGATAAAATCGGCAGGAAAAAAATTCTCATGCTCAGCGCGACCGGCCTTTCCCTCGCCCACGTGCTCTGGGGCTTCGCGACATCGCTGCCGGTTTTCTTCGCGTACCGGATGCTGGGCGGGATCATGGGCGGCCACATCGGCGTCGCCCATGCCGCCATGGCCGATATCACCGAAAAAAAAGACCGCACCCGCTACATGGGGATGCTCGGCGCGGCGGCCGGCTCCGGGATGATAATAGGTCCCGTGATGGGCGGCCTCCTGGGTCACCCCGCCATGCAGGGGGTTATTTCCGATATTCCTTTTTTCCATCCCTTTTCACTCTGCGCATTTGCGAGCGCCCTGCTCTTCGCCGTGAACGCGCTCTTTCTGATCCGCATGCCGGAGACGCGCAAAAATCATCGCATGGACGAGGCCGTGGAATATACGGGGCTCAACCTCCGGCTGGACGTGCCCATTCCCGGCTTCAGGCTCCTTGCGCTTCTTAATTTCATTTATTGCTTTTCGCTGGCGGGCGTGGAACTGCTCCTCCCGTATTTCTACAAGCAGCGGTACGATCTTCCGCCGTCATCGATCGGCATGGTTTTCCTTTTTATCGGCAGCGTGATGGTGGCCGCCCAGATCATGCTGATACCGTTTCTCCTGAGGCACATGTCCGAGAAAACCATGATACTCGCGGGGTTTATGATTATCCCGGTCCCGCTGGCGCTCTGCGTGAATGTTGCGCCCGAAATGGCGTATTCACTGGCGTACATATTTCCGGTCGCGCTCGGCGCATCGGTGATCGGTCCGGCCGTCATGGGGACGACTTCGCACCTGGTGCCGCCCGACAGGCAGGGGCATTCTCTTGGCATTCTCACCTCATACGGCTCGCTGGCATACGCCACCGGTCCGCTGATCACATCCGCCCTTTACGGCGCAACGGGACTTGACAGCGCCGCGATCATTTCTTCCTGCCTGTTTCTTCTGGGCGCGGGGCTCGCGACGAGAATCGGGGGAACGCAAAAATCGTCAACTGCATGA
- a CDS encoding PaaI family thioesterase — translation MRAMIEFEDKTCFGCGADNECGLRLKLKFDEDTKTAYGEYAAVQTLEGPPNIIHAGVIASLLDETMITVNKYMDIMTLTGELTIRYLQPAFIKENLYIRGWYVKKNKRIIENRAEIENEMGKIVARAKGKYIEVDDLPQPE, via the coding sequence ATGCGCGCTATGATTGAATTTGAAGATAAGACATGTTTCGGCTGCGGCGCCGACAACGAGTGCGGCCTCAGGCTCAAACTCAAATTCGATGAAGACACGAAAACCGCGTATGGGGAGTATGCGGCCGTCCAGACCCTGGAGGGACCGCCCAATATCATCCACGCGGGCGTCATAGCCTCGCTCCTGGACGAGACCATGATCACCGTGAACAAGTACATGGACATCATGACACTCACGGGGGAGCTCACCATCCGCTATCTCCAGCCGGCCTTCATCAAGGAAAACCTCTATATCCGGGGCTGGTACGTCAAGAAGAACAAGCGTATAATAGAAAATCGCGCGGAGATCGAGAACGAGATGGGCAAGATCGTCGCCCGCGCCAAGGGCAAGTACATCGAGGTCGACGACCTCCCCCAACCCGAATAG
- a CDS encoding hydrogenase, whose protein sequence is MMITIINIALLLIMPFLFLGFINRIKSRWAGRKGPSIMQPFRDFMKLMKKGEVISSTSSFVFRLAPSVTFAAVITAGLIAPLAGGKSVISFEADFILFAYVLGIGRFFTVVGALDTGSSFEGMGASREVTFAALVEPAFFIIIASLGLISGGLSFERIFEIAKGGDVAILVLPLGIIALFIMLLAEGCRVPVDDPNTHLELTMIHEVMVLDNSGPDMGFIMYAAGMKMVVIGALIANLVIPAAFPLWASLGLMIAVQALLAVVIGTIESVTARLRMTHVPQFLLFMTAISAIIISTVVLFIAGGIK, encoded by the coding sequence ATGATGATAACGATCATTAACATAGCATTGCTTCTTATAATGCCCTTTTTATTTCTTGGGTTTATAAATCGAATAAAGTCCCGCTGGGCAGGGCGGAAGGGCCCGTCTATCATGCAGCCTTTCAGGGACTTCATGAAGCTCATGAAAAAGGGTGAAGTGATAAGCTCTACTTCATCCTTCGTCTTTCGCCTGGCCCCGTCGGTAACGTTCGCCGCCGTCATTACGGCTGGGCTCATCGCGCCGCTGGCGGGAGGGAAATCGGTCATATCCTTCGAGGCGGATTTTATCCTCTTCGCATATGTTCTCGGGATTGGGAGATTCTTTACCGTCGTAGGCGCGCTGGATACCGGTTCGAGTTTCGAGGGAATGGGGGCAAGCCGCGAGGTGACTTTTGCCGCGCTGGTGGAGCCGGCATTTTTCATCATCATCGCCTCGCTGGGCCTCATATCCGGGGGATTGTCATTCGAACGAATATTCGAAATCGCCAAGGGGGGCGATGTGGCCATACTCGTATTGCCACTGGGGATCATCGCACTTTTCATCATGCTCCTTGCGGAGGGATGCCGCGTGCCCGTGGACGACCCGAATACCCACCTTGAACTCACTATGATACACGAGGTGATGGTCCTCGACAATTCCGGCCCCGACATGGGATTCATCATGTACGCGGCGGGCATGAAGATGGTCGTCATAGGCGCCCTCATTGCGAACCTCGTAATCCCGGCAGCCTTTCCCCTGTGGGCTTCCCTGGGCCTAATGATCGCCGTACAGGCGCTCCTGGCCGTCGTCATCGGTACCATCGAATCGGTCACAGCGCGGTTGCGCATGACGCATGTGCCGCAGTTTCTCCTCTTCATGACCGCGATTTCGGCCATCATCATTTCAACCGTTGTGCTTTTTATTGCGGGAGGCATCAAATGA
- a CDS encoding DUF2937 family protein — MVRGNDPGAPAGIRVFRHRGDGWFHVHTGGRGPGFPGAVLRALHRGADRCVRRYSAEYEEGGPAMTGAGRLGSFALNSLDSALTALSGAAGGLLLVQFPQFLAQYLQRLGGHIDEATLSAAKFKLPELAARAQELKAGLDAISDAPVLWKLASFIYHAQWDIAKAAYKNFTPGMTFNDAGLLYFLCGLAAGLVLYGALKALGKKMLAPVFTGKTARARGAD, encoded by the coding sequence ATGGTGCGCGGGAATGATCCCGGCGCGCCTGCCGGGATTCGGGTATTCCGGCACCGGGGCGATGGGTGGTTTCATGTTCATACTGGTGGGCGTGGTCCAGGGTTTCCTGGTGCTGTTCTTCGCGCACTTCATCGCGGAGCAGACCGGTGTGTTCGTCGATATAGCGCGGAATACGAGGAAGGAGGACCGGCCATGACGGGAGCGGGCAGGCTGGGATCATTCGCGCTCAACTCGCTCGACAGCGCCCTCACCGCGCTCTCGGGCGCGGCGGGGGGACTCCTGCTCGTTCAGTTCCCCCAGTTCCTCGCACAGTACCTGCAGCGGCTGGGCGGCCATATCGACGAGGCGACCCTCTCTGCCGCGAAATTCAAGCTTCCCGAGCTCGCCGCCCGGGCCCAGGAGCTCAAGGCCGGGCTCGACGCGATATCGGACGCCCCGGTCTTATGGAAGCTTGCGTCTTTCATTTATCACGCCCAATGGGATATCGCGAAGGCAGCGTACAAGAATTTTACGCCCGGCATGACCTTCAACGACGCGGGCCTGCTCTACTTTCTGTGCGGCCTGGCCGCGGGGCTGGTCCTGTACGGCGCGCTCAAGGCGCTCGGGAAAAAAATGCTGGCGCCGGTATTCACCGGAAAAACGGCACGGGCGCGGGGCGCCGATTAG
- the higA gene encoding addiction module antidote protein, HigA family, translating into MKKNRENQDSGNDRRPRHPGEVLKSVYLEPLGITQQDLADHLGITRVRINEVVLGKRAITHDTAIRLARFFDTTVEYWLGMQSDISLWEAKKNNEEEYRKIIPFKDIIKNKQ; encoded by the coding sequence ATGAAAAAAAACAGGGAAAACCAGGATTCCGGCAATGACCGGCGCCCGCGGCATCCGGGCGAAGTATTAAAGTCAGTATACCTTGAGCCGCTGGGGATCACCCAGCAGGATCTCGCCGACCACCTGGGAATAACGAGAGTGCGTATCAACGAGGTGGTCCTGGGAAAACGGGCCATCACTCACGATACGGCAATCAGGCTCGCGCGGTTTTTTGACACCACCGTGGAATATTGGCTGGGGATGCAGTCGGACATCTCGCTTTGGGAAGCTAAGAAAAACAATGAAGAGGAATATCGGAAGATTATTCCATTCAAAGACATCATTAAAAATAAGCAATAA
- a CDS encoding hydrogenase — MEMMDLFIAGIGIILAGGLVSMVLPERLKSWAVALGTGCGAALIAWVSLNALFEESPITAAYVLSYPTGTVRLVIDKLAAFFSLVIAGISFLGTVYAIGYMKPYYGKKNGTTSHFFFLAALIASMLSVIALQNAVAFLIAWEIMSLSSFFLVAFENESEEVYQASINYLIAMHIGVLFLMVGFLAAAFQSGSFDFASFTTVFQEHRGLASLVFVLLFIGFGTKAGFVPFHTWLPKAHPAAPSHISGLMSGIMIKTGIYGILRTVLLIQTPAFEIAYFVLIISVISGILGVAYAIAQHNIKRLLAYHSVENIGIIGIGIGLGMLGTAYGNVPLALLGYSGGILHVLNHSIFKSLLFFATGGVYQKTHLLDIEKLGGIVKFMAFTATAFLVGSIAICGLPPFNGFVSEFFIYWGMLKGLTAGNTLLSIAMVFSFASLAFIGAMALLCFTKVFGVVFLGSPRSEYHEAPVEVSFSMKAAMAIQMGLIVLIGVLPQYALSGVALVAQQLMPEGGKALDTSPYLITLGGVSKGLAVFIGLFAAIFFLRALLLRKRSVYTYKTWDCGYQAGNVRMQYTASSYAAPFLRIFRPLFSWKIHFTKPQGLFPGEAGFESHAEDRFERGIINPVLSMIERSMNAFTWIQSGSTQQYILYGLVFLISITLWIMVV, encoded by the coding sequence ATGGAGATGATGGACCTGTTCATAGCCGGTATCGGCATTATACTTGCCGGGGGCCTCGTTTCCATGGTTCTCCCCGAGCGGCTGAAGAGCTGGGCCGTGGCTTTGGGAACCGGCTGCGGCGCGGCGCTGATCGCATGGGTTTCGCTTAACGCGCTTTTCGAGGAAAGTCCGATCACGGCGGCATATGTCCTTTCGTACCCCACCGGCACGGTAAGACTGGTGATCGATAAGCTCGCAGCTTTTTTTTCCCTTGTCATCGCCGGGATCAGCTTCCTGGGAACGGTATACGCAATCGGGTATATGAAGCCGTACTATGGGAAAAAGAACGGAACAACATCGCACTTCTTCTTCCTTGCCGCCCTTATCGCCTCGATGCTTTCCGTAATCGCCCTTCAGAACGCGGTTGCCTTCCTCATCGCCTGGGAGATCATGTCGCTTTCTTCTTTCTTTCTCGTGGCGTTTGAAAACGAGAGCGAGGAGGTGTATCAGGCTTCGATCAACTACCTGATCGCCATGCATATCGGGGTTCTTTTCCTCATGGTCGGGTTCCTCGCCGCCGCGTTTCAATCGGGCAGTTTCGATTTTGCTTCATTCACCACCGTATTCCAGGAGCACCGCGGGCTGGCGAGCCTGGTCTTCGTGCTCTTGTTCATAGGCTTCGGCACGAAGGCGGGTTTCGTCCCCTTTCATACCTGGCTTCCCAAGGCGCATCCCGCCGCACCGAGCCACATTTCCGGCCTCATGTCGGGAATTATGATCAAAACCGGGATATACGGGATTCTCCGGACCGTGCTTCTGATACAGACGCCGGCCTTCGAAATCGCCTATTTCGTCCTGATCATTTCGGTGATATCGGGCATCCTTGGCGTCGCCTACGCCATCGCCCAGCACAACATCAAGCGGCTCCTGGCCTATCACAGCGTTGAAAACATCGGTATCATCGGGATTGGCATCGGACTGGGCATGCTGGGAACCGCTTACGGGAACGTCCCGCTCGCGCTTCTCGGATATTCCGGCGGGATATTGCACGTGCTCAACCATTCGATTTTCAAGTCGCTGCTCTTTTTCGCCACTGGCGGGGTGTATCAAAAAACGCACCTCCTCGATATCGAAAAGCTGGGCGGCATCGTTAAGTTCATGGCATTTACGGCCACAGCCTTCCTGGTGGGTTCGATCGCTATTTGCGGGCTCCCGCCATTCAACGGCTTCGTGAGCGAGTTTTTTATTTACTGGGGGATGTTGAAAGGTCTCACAGCCGGGAACACCCTGCTTTCAATCGCAATGGTTTTCTCATTCGCGTCCCTTGCGTTTATCGGCGCCATGGCGTTGTTGTGCTTCACCAAGGTCTTTGGCGTCGTATTCCTGGGAAGCCCCCGAAGCGAGTATCATGAAGCTCCGGTCGAGGTTTCTTTTTCGATGAAGGCCGCCATGGCCATCCAGATGGGGCTGATCGTCCTGATCGGCGTTCTTCCGCAATACGCCCTGTCCGGCGTCGCCCTCGTGGCGCAGCAGCTTATGCCTGAAGGCGGTAAAGCGTTGGACACATCACCCTATCTTATAACCCTCGGAGGCGTTTCGAAAGGGCTGGCAGTCTTCATAGGCCTCTTCGCCGCAATCTTTTTCTTGAGAGCCCTGCTTCTTAGAAAGCGGAGCGTCTACACGTATAAAACATGGGACTGCGGATACCAGGCCGGAAACGTACGGATGCAGTATACCGCCTCTTCCTACGCAGCGCCGTTCTTAAGAATTTTCCGCCCGCTCTTTTCCTGGAAGATACACTTTACGAAACCGCAGGGACTATTTCCCGGGGAAGCCGGTTTTGAAAGCCACGCGGAGGATCGCTTTGAGCGGGGAATCATCAACCCCGTCCTTTCGATGATCGAACGGTCCATGAATGCCTTTACCTGGATTCAAAGCGGGAGTACCCAGCAGTACATCCTGTACGGCCTGGTATTCCTCATCTCGATTACTCTCTGGATCATGGTGGTCTGA
- a CDS encoding 4Fe-4S dicluster domain-containing protein → MINTLKIRKNQGEQAIPDVTRAEIRPPFRGLPAVDGSKCGRCDACREVCPVGAISARPLAIDLGKCVFCGDCARECPEKSITFSTFHKIASTSRDYLVVDGAKNAEEYLSGAIEARQEIKRLFGASFKLRQVSAAGCNGCEWELNACGNPNFDMGRFGIEFVASPRHADGILITGPISENMAPALEDAYMCTPDPKVVILAGSCAISGGVFQGSAALNREFLDKHHIDLYIPGCPVHPLTVVNGLLKFMGR, encoded by the coding sequence ATGATTAATACGCTGAAAATAAGGAAAAACCAGGGCGAACAGGCGATTCCTGACGTGACCAGGGCCGAGATACGCCCTCCCTTCAGAGGGCTCCCCGCCGTGGATGGATCGAAATGCGGCAGGTGTGACGCGTGCCGTGAGGTCTGCCCCGTGGGGGCGATTTCGGCGCGGCCGCTTGCGATCGACCTGGGGAAATGCGTCTTCTGCGGCGACTGCGCGCGGGAGTGCCCGGAAAAATCGATCACGTTTTCGACTTTTCACAAGATCGCGTCAACGTCGAGGGATTACCTGGTGGTGGACGGCGCAAAAAACGCGGAAGAGTACCTCTCCGGCGCCATCGAAGCGAGGCAGGAGATAAAACGGCTGTTTGGCGCCTCCTTCAAACTTCGCCAGGTATCCGCCGCCGGATGCAATGGGTGCGAGTGGGAGCTTAATGCCTGCGGCAATCCGAACTTCGATATGGGACGCTTTGGGATAGAATTCGTAGCCTCTCCGCGTCACGCGGACGGAATCCTGATCACAGGACCAATTTCGGAAAACATGGCCCCGGCCCTGGAGGATGCCTATATGTGCACACCGGACCCGAAGGTGGTGATTCTCGCAGGGAGTTGCGCGATATCCGGCGGCGTATTCCAGGGATCGGCGGCGCTCAATCGCGAATTTCTGGATAAACACCATATCGATCTCTACATACCCGGATGTCCAGTACATCCGCTCACGGTGGTGAACGGACTTTTAAAATTCATGGGAAGGTAA